In Capsicum annuum cultivar UCD-10X-F1 chromosome 11, UCD10Xv1.1, whole genome shotgun sequence, one genomic interval encodes:
- the LOC124888690 gene encoding uncharacterized protein LOC124888690, producing the protein MGRKAGTLYINPRNFGSLQKPCAKEMVSFLNCLTLNHNKDEKCGRQKSLLSTCMQAQSGKNRKPWGSINYHLQRLNRGRK; encoded by the exons ATGGGCCGCAAAGCTGGCACCCTATATATTAACCCAAGGAACTTTGGAAGCCTCCAAAAACCTTGCGCGAAAGAAATGGTCTCATTTCTTAATTGTTTGACTTTAAATCACAACAAGGACGAGAAATGTGGCAGGCAAAAGTCACTATTGAGTACCTGCATGCAAGCTCAG AGTGGCAAAAACAGAAAGCCCTGGGGTAGCATCAATTATCACCTGCAAAGGCTTAACAGGGGAAGGAAGTGA